A single Methylobacterium sp. 17Sr1-1 DNA region contains:
- a CDS encoding adenylosuccinate lyase family protein: MTLSALDSALLGPLFATDAMRAVFADEARVAAMLRAEAALARAQAEAGLVPATLAPAIEAVSSTALDPAALGRRTAVSGVPVIPFVKAVQGALPPELEPAFHKATTTQDIADTALVLQVRDALDLVAADLKAILDGLSGLARHHRETPCVGRTYGQHAAPVTFGFKAAIWALGIAEVAALLPALRDRVLTASLGGPVGTLAGLGETAEAVGDGFAAALGLHPDLAPWHTRRARIAETGAWLALLMGALAKFATDVAHLATTEVGEVAEPYVPGRGGSSAMPHKRNPVSSTVILSAFGAAKGTSLTLLDGMAAAHERPAGAWHAEWHALPTLFGLASGALREARGLAQGLVPDPVRMQRNLDLTQGLLFADAAASRLGPVIGAKAAHALVEEAAGAVRDGKGSLREVLRARPEAAGADLDAAFDLTPAIRAGARTADRALAEVSRLAAFLHSA, encoded by the coding sequence ATGACGCTCTCGGCCCTCGACTCCGCCCTGCTCGGGCCCCTCTTCGCCACGGACGCGATGCGCGCCGTCTTCGCCGACGAGGCCCGGGTGGCGGCGATGCTGCGGGCCGAGGCGGCCCTCGCCCGGGCGCAAGCGGAGGCCGGCCTGGTGCCGGCCACCCTCGCCCCCGCCATCGAAGCGGTCAGTTCGACCGCGCTCGATCCGGCGGCACTCGGCCGGCGCACCGCCGTGTCGGGCGTGCCGGTCATCCCGTTCGTCAAGGCGGTGCAGGGCGCGCTCCCCCCTGAGCTGGAACCCGCCTTCCACAAGGCGACCACCACCCAGGACATCGCCGACACCGCCCTGGTGCTTCAGGTCCGCGACGCCCTCGACCTCGTCGCCGCCGACCTGAAGGCGATCCTCGACGGGCTCTCCGGCCTCGCCCGCCACCACCGCGAGACTCCCTGCGTCGGCCGCACCTACGGCCAGCACGCCGCCCCCGTCACCTTCGGCTTCAAGGCGGCGATCTGGGCGCTCGGCATCGCCGAGGTGGCCGCCCTCCTGCCGGCCCTGCGCGACCGGGTGCTCACCGCCTCCCTCGGCGGTCCCGTCGGCACGCTCGCCGGCCTCGGCGAGACGGCGGAGGCGGTCGGCGACGGATTCGCCGCCGCGCTCGGCCTGCATCCGGACCTCGCGCCCTGGCACACGCGGCGCGCCCGCATCGCCGAGACCGGCGCGTGGCTCGCCCTGCTGATGGGGGCGCTCGCGAAGTTCGCCACCGACGTGGCCCATCTCGCCACCACCGAGGTCGGTGAGGTGGCCGAGCCCTACGTGCCGGGCCGCGGCGGCTCCTCGGCGATGCCGCACAAGCGCAACCCCGTCTCCTCGACGGTGATTCTTTCGGCCTTCGGCGCCGCCAAGGGCACGAGCCTGACTCTCCTCGACGGGATGGCGGCGGCCCACGAGCGCCCGGCCGGCGCCTGGCACGCCGAGTGGCACGCCCTGCCGACCCTGTTCGGCCTCGCCTCCGGCGCTTTGCGCGAGGCGCGCGGCCTCGCGCAGGGGCTGGTGCCCGACCCGGTTCGGATGCAGCGCAACCTCGACCTGACGCAAGGGCTCCTCTTCGCCGATGCCGCCGCGAGCCGGCTGGGCCCGGTGATCGGCGCGAAGGCCGCCCACGCCCTGGTCGAGGAAGCCGCCGGCGCGGTCCGCGACGGCAAGGGCTCGCTCCGGGAGGTGCTGCGCGCCCGACCCGAGGCGGCCGGCGCCGATCTCGATGCCGCCTTCGATCTGACCCCCGCCATCCGCGCGGGGGCCCGCACCGCCGACCGGGCGCTGGCGGAGGTCTCGCGCCTCGCCGCCTTCCTGCATTCCGCGTGA
- a CDS encoding 3-keto-5-aminohexanoate cleavage protein — MNPVVIAVAITGSVPRKKDNPAVPTTVAEQIESTHQAFEAGATLVHIHVRNDDESPSSDPEKFAAVQEGVRKHCPGMIVQFSTGGRGRDPSARGLSLVHKPDMASLSTGSVNFPTIVYENHATLVDNLAGLMREHGIRPEIEIFDLSHIHGAKRLIEEGLMDAHPHVQFVMGVKNAMPADEHLLDILLAETRRVIPGATWTAAGIGREQARVMGWALARGADAVRTGLEDNVRVTKDRLAASNAELVSLAAEMVTRHNRKVATPAEARALLHLKPVA; from the coding sequence ATGAACCCCGTCGTCATCGCCGTCGCGATCACCGGCTCGGTGCCGCGCAAGAAGGACAACCCGGCGGTGCCCACGACCGTCGCCGAGCAGATCGAGTCCACGCACCAGGCCTTCGAGGCCGGCGCCACCCTCGTCCACATCCACGTCCGCAACGACGACGAGTCGCCCTCCTCCGATCCCGAGAAATTCGCCGCCGTGCAGGAGGGCGTGCGCAAGCACTGCCCCGGCATGATCGTGCAGTTCTCGACCGGCGGCCGCGGCCGCGACCCGAGCGCCCGCGGGCTCTCGCTGGTCCATAAGCCCGACATGGCCTCGCTCTCGACCGGCTCGGTCAACTTCCCCACCATCGTCTACGAGAACCACGCGACGCTCGTGGACAACCTCGCCGGCTTGATGCGCGAGCACGGCATCCGGCCCGAGATCGAGATCTTCGACCTCTCCCACATCCACGGCGCCAAGCGGCTGATCGAGGAGGGGCTGATGGATGCCCATCCGCACGTCCAGTTCGTGATGGGCGTGAAGAACGCGATGCCGGCCGACGAGCACCTGCTCGACATCCTGCTCGCCGAGACCCGCCGGGTGATCCCGGGCGCGACCTGGACCGCCGCCGGCATCGGCCGCGAGCAGGCCCGCGTGATGGGCTGGGCGCTCGCCCGCGGGGCCGACGCGGTCCGCACCGGCCTCGAGGACAACGTCCGGGTGACCAAGGACCGCCTGGCGGCGAGCAACGCCGAACTGGTCTCGCTGGCCGCCGAGATGGTGACCCGCCACAACCGCAAGGTCGCGACGCCGGCGGAGGCGCGCGCCCTCCTCCATCTCAAGCCCGTGGCGTGA